From a region of the Grus americana isolate bGruAme1 unplaced genomic scaffold, bGruAme1.mat scaffold_321, whole genome shotgun sequence genome:
- the LOC129200571 gene encoding LOW QUALITY PROTEIN: centrosome-associated protein CEP250-like (The sequence of the model RefSeq protein was modified relative to this genomic sequence to represent the inferred CDS: inserted 1 base in 1 codon; deleted 3 bases in 2 codons) — protein sequence MAARSQASLRRRLQSSQEAQQRQAVLVRKLQAKVLQYRTRCRELEQQVQAGGGSLPGRWEAREARDREKALLQLEEEHQRCETLAEVNAVLQEHLGKATEVNSALKEDVGKLTADWMRAREELELKASERRNERELYDSYLKGERNRLLSLWRQVVTFRRHFLEMKTATDRDLSELKAEQMRLSGSILVNCSRLNSGMQRWESVPLGRPVLKDQAQQQADQERSQRTWEVMCLQAKGDPEKEELQDRLKDLAALEGKQSLSQSELVVARETLEEWRLQRDLLKREKQELTMALEKAEQSVAELTGALNKLRAEVADLHVGAAKLEQEHDLLSGKVAEMERAKISDQERLNLCERTNEELCAEKARLEQLLKKAEEHQEGLQAELRMLAEEKAETQDKLNEVYRQQESSSSGLEQLRQESSRQGHALARVSKEKELLVREKAALEVRLAAVERDRQGLSEQLAEARSVKETLESSLFEAQQHSSQLEISRHQLEIQLHAVAQAKEVIQGEVKCLQCELEAERSLRRQEREHMAQRLLQTERQYEAALRLRQTDHEAEMNKLLQDLASEWEGHHSELEEMLERWEKEKAETEREHEKKLFDMKQKVATMQAQQEEERTRVENAKQEAPPEQEREKKNAFLETLLQTRGELREACQQLEQLRQEVEERRENGQNITEKLQAELQESQSKIKAVENRHKEEMQTVTEEMNSLLQQRDALQKQVTETAIATPVIKQVLLVVEELTSQLAASEESLKEEAMRLQQEVASLERKLESTEKQRKDVLHERDRLQAVKEKLVREMKLLQESATASETRANTATDTNHCLEQELQTALSVLKMKTEEVETQWEKMQTLQKDAAQGKALQETLPHLTAILSEREGEMKLYQEEVRTPEDQQAMQKTTLDQVIKDITEKNQKMESQQERIRDLEKQQEKQRIAVSKMSKELEERGLEIRSQQERIRELXEKQREMQRTAVSKMSKELEERDREIKFQEGKIAILEQDGASQVRNLRVDLDHLKGTLEERNLELMSLTQQIQELEREREQVKSLHASLEHLRAALKDRESECDSQRHQLRLLQQYKEQQEGYLQELHGKVEKMTLALSQKDQELESQEKQIQEAEEVTEMQLRTVRDQLEQALEALKEKDRLIDTQKQQTRSYEGKPGEQLKVLRRDLEDATAILKEKHFMVESQKERIATFQKAEQDSGEQKEILQHLEAALKEKEQEIVSLRKPCEARKEQEEKHGAEQTNLQGTKLTLKEERERKIGVLEEATSRLETKAQGEQKELEEEIRALWEDLQHVQQTLARKDEEIEYQRDRVRYFEKTLSGREQELRRQSELLKQLTSALRWKDEGETLQKQIQKLQKWEEEEAEKRRVLQERDRSLQRQKELTQQLEDERKAKGEELERAIAIWKQTESGEVKWKEKAQALTLALTKSEMANGTLRGEIAVLQSMVSERDTDWFHHEQATAEGEQLSWLSEKRLLSQRLERLQRAVAKLQLEKTELKQLNAELRRTLEQVEWERRRLKRYCRGRSLPDACGFSLSDQHKVPASRQEESHTCCSCRLAELQKQVSLLQTQLAQERKYKQDYPECCAKTSQELSDLHHELSYSLAAVVREPKAAVLEAETGKLGQPLNLLFL from the exons GTGTGAGACTCTGGCCGAAGTGAACGCTGTCCTGCAGGAGCACCTAGGTAAAGCGACTGAGGTTAATTCAGCCCTCAAGGAAGATGTTGGGAAACTGACGGCGGATTGGATGAGGGCCCGGGAGGAGCTGGAATTGAAGGCGAGCGAACGGCGCAATGAACGTGAG CTTTATGACAGCTACTTAAAGGGTGAACGTAACCGCCTACTCAGCCTGTGGCGTCAGGTGGTGACCTTCCGCCGTCACTTCCTGGAGATGAAGACTGCCACTGACCG AGATTTGTCAGAGCTGAAGGCCGAGCAAATGAGGCTTTCTGGATCTATACTTGTAAACTGCTCCCGCCTAAACTCCGGCATGCAGCGCTGGGAGTCCGTCCCTCTGGGTAGACCTGTCCTAAAGGATCAGGCGCAGCAGCAAGCGGACCAGGAAAGAAGCCAGAGGACTTGGGAAGTGATGTGCTTACAAGCCAAGGGGGACCCGGAGAAGGAGGAGCTTCAGGACAG ACTGAAGGACTTAGCTGCActtgaaggaaaacagtcaTTATCACAGAGTGAGTTGGTAGTCGCGAGAGAGACACTGGAGGAATGGCGTCTTCAGAGGGATCTGCTGAAGCGCGAGAAACAGGAGCTTACAATGGCCCTGGAAAAG GCAGAGCAGTCAGTAGCAGAGTTGACAGGGGCTCTGAATAAGCTGCGTGCTGAAGTAGCTGATCTACATGTTGGAGCCGCGAAG CTGGAGCAAGAGCACGATCTTCTGTCAGGTAAAGTGGCCGAGATGGAGAGAGCAAAGATCTCTGACCAGGAGAGGCTGAACCTGTGTGAAAGAACAAACGAAGAGCTCTGCGCAGAGAAAGCCcgcctggagcagctgctgaagaaagcagaggagcaccaggaggggctgcaggcagagctgaggatgctggcagaggagaaggcagaaacCCAAGATAAACTCAATGAG GTTTACCGCCAGCAAGAGTCATCTAGCAGTGGTCTGGAGCAGTTGCGCCAGGAGTCCTCTCGCCAAGGGCATGCACTGGCCAGGGTGTCCAAAGAGAAGGAGTTGCTGGTGCGTGAGAAGGCTGCCCTAGAGGTGCGACTGGCAGCCGTGGAGCGGGACAGACAAGGCCtttcagagcagctggcagaggccAG GTCAGTGAAGGAGACCCTGGAATCCAGCCTGTTTGAGGCTCAGCAGCACTCATCTCAGCTGGAGATCTCCCGGCATCAGCTTGAAATCCAGCTTCACGCAGTCGCGCAGGCCAAGGAGGTGATCCAAG GGGAAGTGAAGTGCCTTCAATGTGAGCTGGAAGCGGAGAGATCTCTAAGGAGGCAGGAACGGGAGCACATGGCACAACGGCTCTTGCAGACAGAACGGCAGTATGAGGCTGCCCTCAGACTTCGGCAAACTGATCATGAAGCGGAAATGAACAAGCTCCTGCAAGACCTG GCAAGCGAGTGGGAAGGGCACCATTCAGAGCTAGAGGAGATGCTGGAGCgatgggaaaaggagaaggcagagacagAAAGGGAGCACGAGAAGAAGCTGTTTGATATGAAGCAGAAAGTTGCCACCATGCAAGCTCAACAAGAGGAGGAACGAACGAGAGTTGAAAATGCCAAGCAAGAG gCCCCGCCAGAACAGGAGCGTGAGAAGAAGAATGCTTTCCTAGAGACGCTGCTCCAAACTCGGGGAGAGCTAAGAGAagcctgccagcagctggagcagctcaggcAGGAGGTGGAAGAGCGGCGAGAGAATGGGCAG AACATCACGGAAAAGCTGCAGGCAGAACTGCAGGAAAGTCAGAGTAAGATCAAGGCCGTGGAGAATAGGcacaaggaagaaatgcaaaccGTCACAGAGGAAATGAACAGCCTTCTTCAGCAGAGGGATGCTCTACAAAAACAGGTGACTGAAACGGCCATAGCTACTCCGGTCATCAAACAG GTTTTACTTGTGGTGGAAGAGTTGACATCTCAGCTAGCAGCCTCCGAAGAGTCTCTAAAGGAGGAGGCCATGCGTCTGCAGCAAGAGGTGGCGTCTTTGGAGAGGAAACTCGAGAGCACtgagaagcaaaggaaggatGTCCTG CATGAACGGGACAGGCTGCaagcagttaaagaaaaactgGTACGAGAGATGAAACTTCTTCAGGAATCAGCCACAGCCTCTGAGACCCGAGCAAATACAGCAACGGATACGAATCACTGCCTTGAACAAGAACTTCAGACTGCATTGTCtgtcttgaaaatgaaaaccgAGGAAGTGGAAACGCAGTGGGAGAAAATGCAGACGCTCCAGAAAGACGCGGCACAGGGAAAAGCTTTGCAGGAGACTCTCCCTCATCTGACTGCCATCCTgtcagagagggagggagaaatgaAGTTGTACCAGGAAGAGGTGAGAACGCCGGAAGACCAGCAAGCAATGCAGAAAACTACTCTCGATCAGGTTATTAAGGACATAACAGAGAAAAACCAGAAGATGGAATCCCAGCAAGAACGGATACGGgacctggagaagcagcaagaaaaacaaaggattgCTGTCAGCAAGATGAGcaaagagctggaagagagaGGCCTGGAGATCAGATCCCAGCAAGAACGGATACGGGAGC TAGAGAAGCAGCGAGAAATGCAGAGGACTGCTGTCAGCAAGATGAgcaaagagctggaggagagagacCGGGAGATCAAATTCCAGGAGGGGAAAATAGCGATTCTAGAACAAGACGGTGCATCACAAGTGAGAAATCTGCGGGTGGATCTTGATCATCTGAAAGGAACCTTGGAGGAGAGAAACTTGGAGCTTATGTCTCTGACTCAGCAGATCCAAGAactggaaagggagagagaacagGTGAAATCTCTGCACGCAAGCCTCGAACACCTGAGGGCCGCTCTTAAGGACAGAGAGAGCGAGTGTGATTCTCAAAGGCATCAGTTAAGACTCTTGCAGCAGTACAAGGAGCAGCAAGAGGGGTACCTGCAAGAGCTTCACGGTAAAGTAGAAAAGATGACACTTGCTTTGTCTCAAAAAGATCAAGAGCTTGAgtcacaagaaaagcaaatccagGAAGCTGAAGAAGTCACGGAAATGCAGTTAAGGACTGTCCGTGACCAACTGGAGCAGGCCTTAGAagccttaaaagaaaaggacagactCATAGACACCCAAAAGCAACAAACAAGGAGCTACGAGGGAAAACCAGGAGAACAGCTGAAGGTCTTACGCAGAGACTTAGAAGACGCTACGgcaatactgaaagaaaagcatttcatggTTGAATCTCAGAAGGAACGGATTGCGACCTtccaaaaagcagaacaagactctggagagcagaaggaaattctGCAGCATCTGGAAGCGGCCCTAaaggagaaagagcaagaaattgTATCCCTTAGAAAGCCATGTGAGGCACGCaaggaacaggaggaaaagcacgGAGCTGAGCAAACAAATCTTCAAGGGACAAAACTGActctgaaa gaagagagagaaagaaagataggGGTTCTGGAGGAGGCTACCTCTAGGCTTGAGACCAAGGCTCAAGGTGAGCAAAAAGAGTTAGAAGAGGAAATAAGAGCTCTTTGGGAAGATCTCCAGCACGTTCAGCAGACTCTGGCAAGGAAGGATGAAGAGATCGAGTACCAGAGAGACAGAGTCAGGTATTTCGAGAAGACTCTGTCAGGGAGAGAACAAGAGCTTAGGCGGCAGAGCGAACTCCTGAAACAATTAACGTCAGCTTTGCGATGGAAAGATGAGGGGGAGACCCTACAGAAACAAATCCAGAAACTCCAGaaatgggaggaagaggaagccgAGAAGAGGAGGGTTCTCCAGGAGAGAGACCGTTCcttgcaaaggcagaaggagCTAACCCAACAACTGGAAGATGAGCGGAAAGCAAAGGGGGAAGAATTGGAGCGTGCGATTGCTATCTGGAAGCAGACTGAAAGCGGAGAAGtcaaatggaaagagaaggcaCAAGCACTGACTCTTGCCCTGACCAAGAGTGAAATGGCCAATGGGACTCTGAGGGGAGAAATAGCCGTCCTGCAGAGTATGGTTTCAGAGAGGGACACGGACTGGTTTCATCACGAG CAGGCTACTGCAGAaggggagcagctctcctggctctcGGAGAAGAGACTCCTGTCGCAGCGGCTGGAACGTCTGCAGCGAGCAGTTGCAAAGCTGCAACTCGAGAAGACGGAGCTGAAGCAACTCAACGCTGAGCTCAGGAGGACTCTTGAGCAG GTGGAATGGGAGCGGAGGAGACTGAAGAGATATTGTAGAGGTCGGTCGCTGCCAGATGCGTGcggcttttctctctctgaccaGCACAAGGTGCCTGCTTCTCGACAG GAGGAGTCTCACACGTGCTGCAGTTGTCGATTAGCTGAGTTGCAGAAGCAG GTGTCCCTTCTGCAGACGCAGCTGGCACAGGAACGAAAATACAAGCAGGACTATCCTGAGTGCTGTGCAAAGACCAGCCAGGAGCTGTCAGACCTTCACCACGAGCTG TCTTACTCCTTAGCAGCTGTGGTCAGGGAGcccaaagctgctgttttggaAGCAGAGACTGGGAAGCTGGGTCAGCCTCTGaaccttcttttcctgtag